The region TAAGTGTATTTCCCGGTCCGCCTTTCGTCAGCGCAAATATAATGCCGAATTCCTGGAGTGCCGCCATCAATCGGAATAAAAGAGCGATATACATAAATGGCTTAAGCATGGGAAAGGTTAATGTTTTAAAGATGAACCACGAGCTGGCCCCATCTACCTCGGCTGCTTCAAAGGGAGATTTTGGCAGAGACTGAAGCCCTGCCAAAACCAGTAACAGCACGAAGGGAGTATTTACCCAGGTATCTATCAGCACCGCAGTGAACATGGCCGTTTCCTGGGATGCTGCCCACTTAAATCCGTACACACCAAACAGGTTTAAAAACTTTTCCAGCACGCCCACCGAATTGGAAGTCATCAGCTGCCAGATAAGCACTGCAATGGCCGGAGCCACCATCAGCGGAAAGGTGAAAACAACCTTTAAAATCCTGGTAAACCTGGTATCCTTCCGAAGCAGGATCGCAACCACAGACCCAAGGATCATCTGAGTTCCCGTTGCAATAAATCCATATTTGATGGTTACCCATAAGGAATGGTAAAAATCAGGGTCCTGATACACCCGAATCCAGTTTCGCAAAAAGATGAACTTAAAATTCGGATTTTTAAATGAGTAATTTGTCAGCGATAAAAATATTGCTATGGCAAATGGAATCATGATCCCAATCAGGATCAGTAAGCCCGGAGCGATGATATAGTACGGCCGCCTGCGTACATGGGCCGGAATTTCATGATAATTGATTTCCTTCGGTGTTCTATGAGCCAAACCTGCCCCTCCTTTCTAAAAATTCACACAGCTTATTCATAGTCGGAGATAACTATGTCTTCTACTACCTTATCCTGTTTCTCTTTTAAACTGTCCATGCCTTCCTGAACAGAGGCATAATTCCCTGCTACCAGTTCCTGCAGAGTCGTTGCCCACAAAGTGGTCGTCTCAAAGAAATAGGGCTGGGGGGTAAAGCGGATGGTCGTTGATCCGATGGTCTTTTCAAACGTATCAATATACCCCTCGTGACTCTCCATCTTTTTTAGGAATACCGGTGAATTGATCACGGAGGTACGTGCCGGGTCAAGAGCATTTTTTTCGGTCACTGCATATAGAGCAAAATCCTTGCTGGTAAAATACATCATAAAATACCATGCTGCATCCGCATTCTTTGTATCCGCATTCATTGCCATGGACCATGTCCAGAAATTTGAATTGGGTGTGTTTCCTTCCTTTGCTAAGGGCATCACAGTCCATGCCAGATTGCCTGCCTCTGCCGAAGCGCCTTCCCAGTCCTGATGAATCCCGGTATTATCCGCTTCAAACATCATGGCCGCTTTGCCGGCTCCCAAGTCTGCGCCGCACTCATACCACGTATATCTGGACCATGACGGAGATCCGCCCCTCTTGATCATGTCTACCCAGAATTCCGTCATTGCCACTGCCTCCGGTGAATTTACCTTAGACACCAGCCGGTCATCCTCAATGGCAAAATCCTTGGCTCCGAAATTTGCATATGTGCTCATGTACCCTGGATGAATGGTTCCCCAGTCTCTTGCCCCGCGGACGGTCATGGCATAAGAATCCGGTCCATTCCAGCCCTGAAGCTTGTCACAGGCAGCCAGCAGCTCGTCATAGGTCTTAGGAACCTCAATTCCCGCCTGTTCAAAGGCTCTCTTGTTATATGCAAGGCTGTAAATCTCTATGGCCAGCGGAAGCCCCAGCTGGGCACCGGAACCGACAGCATGTCCCGGAACTCCGTCCCATTGGAGAGCGGATACCGCGCTGGGATATAAATCTGCAAAATCATACCCAGGGGCCACCTTGTCCGGAGCATTTAAAAATTTATTTAAGTCGTATACATAACCTGCCGCTGAATAATCCCAAAGCTGATAAGCACCTGACATGAATAAATCCGGTTCACCGGTCCTGCTGGCAAGAGCCGTAGACACCTTATCAAAATAGTTGGCTTCCGGTGTAATGGAATGTTCAACTTTGATTCCGGTCAGTTCCTCAAATTCCGGTATCTTGGTTACAATGGCCTCAGCCACACTGTGCTGTACCATATTTACCTTCAGCGTTGTTCCGGCAAACTTCTTCCAGTCAAAATTTTCTTCTGCTGTTTGAGACTGCACTTCTGTTCCTGCTGCGGAAGGTTCCTGGGGCGCTTCTGCCCCCTGAGTTGTTGCCGAAACCTTAGCTGTCCCTGATCCGGAGCTGCTGCACCCCATCAGGGCACCTGCCGTCATAATGCCTGCCATTCCAAAGGATATCCATTTTTTTATATTGCTTTTTTTCACGTTGATCTAACCTCCTCTTTTTTATATGTAAATATTACACGAATACAGTTGTTAAATAAATGAATAATTATACTATAATTAACAAAATATTTTGAGGTTTAATTAACAATCTTACTGATAGGCGCAGTTGTTATTTTTTTTAGAAATATCTTACGAAAATATGAAAAATGTTATGATTGTCCAAATAAAAAAGGCGCCTGTTCTTAAACGGCGCCCTTTCCATTCTATATACGGTTCTTAAACTCTTTGCAAGTCATTCCTACAATCTCTTTAAACACCTTACTGAAATAATAGGGACTTCCAAAACCTACCTGATCTGCAATTTCATATATTTTCATGTTAGATTTGAGGATCAGTTTTTTTGACATTTCTATCCGGTAATTAGTCAGATACACGCTGAAGTTGATTCCGGTTTCCTGCTTAAAAATAAACGACAAATAGCTGCTGCTGATATTCACCGCTGCCGCAGCATTGTCTAAAGTAATATTCTGAGAATAGTTCTCTTCAATAAAGCCAATACATTCCTTAATCAGTCCGCTGTAGGGGCTCTTCCTGTTATGGAAAAAATCCCATATCGCCATATACACATCCATTGCATACATCCGGACATGATTCATATGGGACATTGAGTAAAGATTGTGATAATCAAACTTTAACGGATTCAGCCCGGGAATATTTCTGGTATCGTAATTTTCCAGAAGGGATTTGGAGATGGAAAGCAGGTCAATAAATACCTCAGTCACCATTCGGTAGTCTCCGGAATCTTTCAGTTTTCGGAAAATGGAATCCATATACTCCGCCAATGGTTCCTTCTCCGCCCTTTCCACCAGTTCTTTGATCTTCCGGGCACTGACCCGAATATGCTCTCCCCTGGGAAGCTTCAATGTCTCATCGTACGTCCACACATTGCCGTTATGAAAAAATCCTTTCAGCCGCGCGGTTTCCGCCTCCTGAAACATCTGATGGAAACGTTCTTTTGTCCCGGCTCTGCTGATCCCCATATTGATATCCGCGTTAAAATACTGAACTGTATTTTTTATAATTGATGCTCCCCTGTCCTCCATCAGTTCTCTGGGGTACTCATTTCTTTCCTCATGATATATGACCCCAAAACAAAAAAGATCCTTTAAAATGATATACCGTGCAACGCTGTGGCAAAAAAATTTGGAAACAAGATTCATAACTGTTTCAATCAGCATGCTGACGGAGCCATCCGGCAGGGAATTAATGCTGCAGTGACCGATGATGATCATATAAGATTCCTCGCAAAACATATGGTTCATATAAGGATTGTCCGAAACATTTTCCGGTACACCGGAGAGTTTCAGCTTAAGTAACTGCTCATCTAGATATTTTTCTTCCATCTTTTTGACAGAATGTCCCATACGGTGTGATCCTTCCGATTCCCCTGACAGATTGACCAGGGATGATAACAGGCTGTCCGGTGAGATCTCCGACTTTAAAATATACTTTTCAGCACCCATTTCCATGGCCCGCCTTGCAAAATTAAAATCATCATGATTCGTAAAAATAACGGATTGGATGTCTGCATATTTTGTTTTTGCTTTTTCAATTAAATCCAGACCGTTCATCCCCTGCATCTTGATATCCGTCATCAGAATATCAATTGGTTCATGCTCCATGATCTCCAAAGCTTCTTCTGCACTGCTGGCCTCTGCTGCAATCTCATACCCATAAGACTTCCAGTCCAGAGTCATCTTTAGTCCCATACGGACCAAAAACTCATCATCTACAATCAATACCCGCTTCATATTATTTTCCCGCTTCCCTAAAGACAATCAAACATGGTACAATAAGTTAATTTAGTGAATAGTATACCATAAATTTCGGAGGTATGTGATGCATATTAAGAAAATTTCGACAAAAATATTTATAGGAGTGTTCGTCCTTTCTACATTTTTCCTAGTTTTGTCTTTGACCTTTGTCAATTATACGTTTTACAGGGAACTGAAAAAGAACGAGATACAGAACAATCTGCTTGCCAGCAACAAGATCCGTTCACAATTTGACTTGATCATTAATCTGATCCAGGCCACCTCCACCTATCTGTTTGATAATGAAGAAATTCAGGAATACTTATCCGGACAGAGCCCCCAGTCAGCCGGCAAAATAAGCGAAAATCTGAATAACATACTGGAGATGCAGCCATTTATCTCCCATATCTCCCTGATGAAGCCTGATTCCACCATATTAAGTACAGACTACGGGACAGAAACCCATCTGCTGCCAGAGTATTATGGAAGTTACATGGAAAACATACAGGTTATCAGCTCGGAAGGCCAATGGTTCACCACACATTTTCATAATGCTGCCAGAGATTCTGCTGATAAAAAGGTCATCTCCTTCATCAGGCCGCTTATGAACCGGGAACAACAATTCCTTGGACTCTTAATCATGGATTTAAATTACAATTACATACAGGAGATGTTTATGCTCAGTACCATTCTGTCGGATGAAAAGACGCTGGTCATTAATTCTGACGGTGAAATTCTGTTTAATTTTCCCTATTATACGTCTTATGAGCCGGTACTCAAACAATATCCCCAGCTCCTGGATACCTCAACCAGCTATAGCCTGGAGGGAAAGGTTTTTAATCTGGACAGTACCATTGTTTCCAATCCCATCAAGATTGCTGACTGGAGTATTATACGCATCATTCAGACACAGCATTTGATCCGCAATACAAAGAAAATAACCTATTATGCGGTCATTATCATCATCATTTCCTGTATAACCAGTCTTATTTACGGCCTTTGGCTCACGGGCAAGATCACCCGTCCCATCAAGGCCCTCAGCGATGCCTGCTATAAGATCAAGGGCGGTGATTTTTCTCTTCGTGTACAAATGGATTCCAGAGATGAGGTAGGAAATCTGGGTGTTACTTTTAACATGATGCTTGACAAGCTGAACAGTTACTTTATCAATGAACTTCAGGAGCAGAAACGCAAATCCTCTCTTGAATTCAAAATCCTCCAGTCACAGATCAATCCTCATTTTTTATACAACACCCTGGATTCCATACGATGGCTGGCCACCATGCAGAATATTACAAATGTTGCCGAAATGACCAGTGACCTTACCAACCTTTTAAAGTATAATTTAAAGCAGGATACAACTTCCGCACTGCTAAAGGATGAAGTGGAAAGTATCCGGCGGTATATTGGTATACAGAAATACCGTTACGGTAACTACTTTGAAGTAGAGTACAAGATCGCGGAAGATACGCTGGAATGTATTATCATTCCCTTTTGCATCCAGCCTCTGATAGAAAATTCCATTATACATGGCTTTGATGATATGGATAAGAACTATAGGATAGGCATTGAAAGCTTTCAGGAAAATGGCAAATTATATATAAGAATCACAGACAACGGAGCCGGTATGGAGGACTCTGTTCTGGAAGAAATCAATTCCTCTAAGGTCAAAAGCAACAAATTCAATCAGATTGGCATTAAAAATATCAAGGAAAGAATCCAGATGCAGTATGGTAAGGAATACGGGCTGATTTATGTCAGTGAACCCAAGGAAGGGACGGTGGTTACGATCCGCTTTCCCTATCATTTAAGGGATACCTTGCAGGATCATGAATTTGCAAACAAATAACAATCGAAAGAACCCCGGAATTTCCTGTATGTCTAATACGTGAAATTCCGGGGTTTTTAATCTGCCGCAACGATTTCGTTAAATTATTCGCTTAGATATGCTTTCTTTACAGAGTCATTGTTCATTAATTCATTGGCATCCCCGCTTAAAACAATCGCACCTGTTTCCAGAACATAAGCGCGGTTTGCAATGGACAAAGCTTTTTTGGCGTTCTGCTCAACCAGCAGGACTGTGGTTCCTGATTTGTTGATTTCCTGAATGATATCGAAAATTTCATTGACGTAAATCGGAGAAAGTCCCATTGACGGCTCGTCCAGTACAATCACCTTTGGATGGCTCATCAGTGCCCGGCCCATGGCCAGCATCTGCTGCTCACCACCGCTTAGGGTTCCTGCAGGCTGGTTTTTTCTCTCTAAAAGCCTGGGAAAACGCTTGTAGATCATCTGAAGGGTTTCTTCAATCTCATTTTTATCCCGTCTTGTGTAGGCACCCAGTTTTAAATTTTCATAAACAGTCAACGCAGCAAAAACGCGCCGTCCTTCCGGAACATGAGCCATTCCCATGCCTACAATTTTATCGCCCCTTATCTTTGTAATATCATGGCCGTCAAACTGTATCGTGCCGGAGGCTGCTTTTATAAGACCGGTTATGGTATGAAGAGTTGTGGTCTTTCCCGCACCGTTCGCACCGATCAGAGCTACGATCTCTCCTTCCTTTACTTCAAAGGATATATCCTTAAGCGCCTTTATGACGCCATAATAAACTTCCAGATTATTTACTTCAAGTATTGCCATGCCATAAGCCTCCTTATTCTCCCAGATATGCCTTAATGACTTCCGGATCATTGAGCACATCCGCCGTCTTACCCTGGGTGAGGACCTGGCCGAAATTCAGTACGGTCAGCCTTTCACAGATACCGGAGACAAGCTTCATATCATGTTCAATTAACAGGATGGTCATATCAAAGTTATCCCTTACAAAGCGTATGGTGTCCATAAGCTCTGAGGTTTCGTTGGGATTCATGCCGGCAGCCGGCTCATCAAGGAGCAAGAGTTTGGGACTGGTTGCAAGGGCACGGGCTATCTCCAGCTTTCTCTGCTTTCCATATGGAAGATTGGAAGCAAGAATATCCTTTTCACCTTCAAGACCAAACACGTTCAAAAGTTCAACGGCCCGTTCATCCATCTCTTTTTCCACTTTAAAATATTTTGGCAGACGGAGGATCCCTGTAACCGTTCCATAGGAATAATGATTGTGCAGGCCTGTTTTCACGTTATCAAGAACCGTCAATTCCTTAAACAGACGGATATTCTGAAAGGTCCTTGCAATTCCGGTGCGGTTGATTTCCACTGTCTTTTTTCCTGTTATGTTCTCCCCATCCAAAAGAATGGTGCCAGTATTTGGCTTATATACACCCGTTAAAAGGTTAAAGATTGTGGTTTTACCTGCTCCGTTGGGACCGATGAGACCATAAAGCTGCCCCTTCTCAATGGTGATGCTGAAATTATCTACGGCGCGCAGGCCGCCAAACGAAATTCCAAGATTCTTGATTTCCAGTAAAGCCATGGTTATCCCCTCTCCTTTTCTGCCCTGTTCTTATGGAAATACCGCTTCCTGAAATCGATTAATTTAGGACTCCAGTTAAAAATCATCATAACGATCAGGATAACGGCGTAAATCAGCATTCGGTAGGTATTTAAGCCTCTTAAAAGCTCCGGAAGCAAGGTTAAGATCACCGCAGCAATCATGGAGCCCCGGATATTCCCGATGCCGCCGAGAACCACAAATACAAGAATCATGATGGACTGGTTATAACCAAAGTTCTTCTGTGTTGCAGTAAGCGCAGAAAGGTTGTGGGAATACAAAACACCGGCCACGCCCGCCAGAGAGGCAGAAATGGTGAAAGCCATTAATTTGTATTTCGTGATATTGATACCGATGGATTCCGCCGCAATACGGTTATCCCGAACAGACATGATTGCCCGTCCGGATCTTGAGTGAATCAGGTTTAAAACGATCACCAGAGTGATCAGAATGAGGATCACTCCGATGGTAAAGGTTGAATTTTTAGGCGTACCCGTAATTCCCTGAGCACCGTTTAAGATCACCGTTCCATCTTTTTCCATATTGAGCGCCATGGCATTTTTCATGGAAAAATGAAGCCCGTCGGCATCCTTTCCAATATAGATCACATTGATCACGTTTTTAATGATTTCCCCAAATGCCAGGGTTACAATGGCTAAATAGTCTCCCCGTAGCCTTAAAACCGGAATTCCAACCACAATACCAGCCAGTGCCGCAAAGGCTGCGCCGATTAAAATGGCGAAAAAGAAACGTATTCCCGAATTTGGAATGGCTTCCAGCATGGAAATGGAAAATAAGGAACTGGAAAATGCTCCCACACACATGAAGCCTGCATGGCCCAGACTCAGTTCTCCAAGGATGCCTACGGTTAAGTTTAAGGATACCGCCATAATGGTATAAATACAAAGGGGCACCAAAAGGCCTTTCATCAGGCTGCTAACCTGGCCTGCATTCACCAAAAGCTGTACCATTATAAATGCAGCGATCACAATGCCATAAGTTATCATATTACTTTTTAAGGTCTTATTCAGACGAAAGTTCGTCTTCATACTTTTTTCCATATTATCCACCTATACTTTCTCGTTAATCTTCTTACCCAGAATTCCAGTAGGCTTTACAAGAAGAACAACAATAAGAACCCCAAATACGATGGCATCAGAAAGCTGGGAGGAAATGTAAGCCTTACTCAGGTTTTCAATGACTCCCAGTAAAAGTCCGCCGATAAACGCTCCTGGAATGGAGCCGATCCCGCCAAATACGGCAGCTACGAATGCCTTGATGCCTGGCATGGAGCCGGTATAGGGGGTAAGTGTGGGATAGGCGGAACAAAGCAGCGCGCCAGCCACTGCCGCCAAAGCAGAGCCTATGGCAAACGTCAGGGCAATGGTTCCATCCACATTGATTCCCATGAGCTGAGCGGCTCCTTTATCTTCTGATACAGCAAGCATGGCCTGCCCTGCTCTTGTCCTTTTAATAAACGCAGTCAGACCGACCATAATGATAACACAGCTGATGATTGTTACAATAGTCTCACCGGAAATGGTGAGCTTTCCTTCTGAAAGCTTAAGTGCCGGAACGGTTACCACAGAAGTAAAGGATTTTGGATTGGAACCAAAAACGAGCAGTGCGATGTTTTGAAGCAGGTAGCTCACACCAATTGCCGTGATCAGAACTGCAAGAGGACTTGCCATGCGAAGAGGACGGTAAGCAACTCCCTCAATAACAACGCCAAGTACCGTGCATAAGATCACTGCAAGAAGTATGCCGGCAACCGGGCCAAGGCCCATTGTGCTGACAACTGTGAACACTACGTATCCTCCGATCATAATTACATCGC is a window of [Clostridium] saccharolyticum WM1 DNA encoding:
- a CDS encoding ABC transporter ATP-binding protein; translation: MAILEVNNLEVYYGVIKALKDISFEVKEGEIVALIGANGAGKTTTLHTITGLIKAASGTIQFDGHDITKIRGDKIVGMGMAHVPEGRRVFAALTVYENLKLGAYTRRDKNEIEETLQMIYKRFPRLLERKNQPAGTLSGGEQQMLAMGRALMSHPKVIVLDEPSMGLSPIYVNEIFDIIQEINKSGTTVLLVEQNAKKALSIANRAYVLETGAIVLSGDANELMNNDSVKKAYLSE
- a CDS encoding branched-chain amino acid ABC transporter permease; translated protein: MSFISYFINGLSLGSVYAIIALGYTMVYGIAKMLNFAHGDVIMIGGYVVFTVVSTMGLGPVAGILLAVILCTVLGVVIEGVAYRPLRMASPLAVLITAIGVSYLLQNIALLVFGSNPKSFTSVVTVPALKLSEGKLTISGETIVTIISCVIIMVGLTAFIKRTRAGQAMLAVSEDKGAAQLMGINVDGTIALTFAIGSALAAVAGALLCSAYPTLTPYTGSMPGIKAFVAAVFGGIGSIPGAFIGGLLLGVIENLSKAYISSQLSDAIVFGVLIVVLLVKPTGILGKKINEKV
- a CDS encoding branched-chain amino acid ABC transporter permease, giving the protein MEKSMKTNFRLNKTLKSNMITYGIVIAAFIMVQLLVNAGQVSSLMKGLLVPLCIYTIMAVSLNLTVGILGELSLGHAGFMCVGAFSSSLFSISMLEAIPNSGIRFFFAILIGAAFAALAGIVVGIPVLRLRGDYLAIVTLAFGEIIKNVINVIYIGKDADGLHFSMKNAMALNMEKDGTVILNGAQGITGTPKNSTFTIGVILILITLVIVLNLIHSRSGRAIMSVRDNRIAAESIGINITKYKLMAFTISASLAGVAGVLYSHNLSALTATQKNFGYNQSIMILVFVVLGGIGNIRGSMIAAVILTLLPELLRGLNTYRMLIYAVILIVMMIFNWSPKLIDFRKRYFHKNRAEKERG
- a CDS encoding carbohydrate ABC transporter permease gives rise to the protein MAHRTPKEINYHEIPAHVRRRPYYIIAPGLLILIGIMIPFAIAIFLSLTNYSFKNPNFKFIFLRNWIRVYQDPDFYHSLWVTIKYGFIATGTQMILGSVVAILLRKDTRFTRILKVVFTFPLMVAPAIAVLIWQLMTSNSVGVLEKFLNLFGVYGFKWAASQETAMFTAVLIDTWVNTPFVLLLVLAGLQSLPKSPFEAAEVDGASSWFIFKTLTFPMLKPFMYIALLFRLMAALQEFGIIFALTKGGPGNTLMNISLTGYITGFQFQKLGYALPYLLTLWVIVNVTASFLVNRQRKMAKQAQGY
- a CDS encoding cache domain-containing sensor histidine kinase; protein product: MHIKKISTKIFIGVFVLSTFFLVLSLTFVNYTFYRELKKNEIQNNLLASNKIRSQFDLIINLIQATSTYLFDNEEIQEYLSGQSPQSAGKISENLNNILEMQPFISHISLMKPDSTILSTDYGTETHLLPEYYGSYMENIQVISSEGQWFTTHFHNAARDSADKKVISFIRPLMNREQQFLGLLIMDLNYNYIQEMFMLSTILSDEKTLVINSDGEILFNFPYYTSYEPVLKQYPQLLDTSTSYSLEGKVFNLDSTIVSNPIKIADWSIIRIIQTQHLIRNTKKITYYAVIIIIISCITSLIYGLWLTGKITRPIKALSDACYKIKGGDFSLRVQMDSRDEVGNLGVTFNMMLDKLNSYFINELQEQKRKSSLEFKILQSQINPHFLYNTLDSIRWLATMQNITNVAEMTSDLTNLLKYNLKQDTTSALLKDEVESIRRYIGIQKYRYGNYFEVEYKIAEDTLECIIIPFCIQPLIENSIIHGFDDMDKNYRIGIESFQENGKLYIRITDNGAGMEDSVLEEINSSKVKSNKFNQIGIKNIKERIQMQYGKEYGLIYVSEPKEGTVVTIRFPYHLRDTLQDHEFANK
- a CDS encoding ABC transporter ATP-binding protein, coding for MALLEIKNLGISFGGLRAVDNFSITIEKGQLYGLIGPNGAGKTTIFNLLTGVYKPNTGTILLDGENITGKKTVEINRTGIARTFQNIRLFKELTVLDNVKTGLHNHYSYGTVTGILRLPKYFKVEKEMDERAVELLNVFGLEGEKDILASNLPYGKQRKLEIARALATSPKLLLLDEPAAGMNPNETSELMDTIRFVRDNFDMTILLIEHDMKLVSGICERLTVLNFGQVLTQGKTADVLNDPEVIKAYLGE
- a CDS encoding response regulator transcription factor → MKRVLIVDDEFLVRMGLKMTLDWKSYGYEIAAEASSAEEALEIMEHEPIDILMTDIKMQGMNGLDLIEKAKTKYADIQSVIFTNHDDFNFARRAMEMGAEKYILKSEISPDSLLSSLVNLSGESEGSHRMGHSVKKMEEKYLDEQLLKLKLSGVPENVSDNPYMNHMFCEESYMIIIGHCSINSLPDGSVSMLIETVMNLVSKFFCHSVARYIILKDLFCFGVIYHEERNEYPRELMEDRGASIIKNTVQYFNADINMGISRAGTKERFHQMFQEAETARLKGFFHNGNVWTYDETLKLPRGEHIRVSARKIKELVERAEKEPLAEYMDSIFRKLKDSGDYRMVTEVFIDLLSISKSLLENYDTRNIPGLNPLKFDYHNLYSMSHMNHVRMYAMDVYMAIWDFFHNRKSPYSGLIKECIGFIEENYSQNITLDNAAAAVNISSSYLSFIFKQETGINFSVYLTNYRIEMSKKLILKSNMKIYEIADQVGFGSPYYFSKVFKEIVGMTCKEFKNRI
- a CDS encoding ABC transporter substrate-binding protein encodes the protein MKKSNIKKWISFGMAGIMTAGALMGCSSSGSGTAKVSATTQGAEAPQEPSAAGTEVQSQTAEENFDWKKFAGTTLKVNMVQHSVAEAIVTKIPEFEELTGIKVEHSITPEANYFDKVSTALASRTGEPDLFMSGAYQLWDYSAAGYVYDLNKFLNAPDKVAPGYDFADLYPSAVSALQWDGVPGHAVGSGAQLGLPLAIEIYSLAYNKRAFEQAGIEVPKTYDELLAACDKLQGWNGPDSYAMTVRGARDWGTIHPGYMSTYANFGAKDFAIEDDRLVSKVNSPEAVAMTEFWVDMIKRGGSPSWSRYTWYECGADLGAGKAAMMFEADNTGIHQDWEGASAEAGNLAWTVMPLAKEGNTPNSNFWTWSMAMNADTKNADAAWYFMMYFTSKDFALYAVTEKNALDPARTSVINSPVFLKKMESHEGYIDTFEKTIGSTTIRFTPQPYFFETTTLWATTLQELVAGNYASVQEGMDSLKEKQDKVVEDIVISDYE